A window of the Haloterrigena turkmenica DSM 5511 genome harbors these coding sequences:
- a CDS encoding IS6 family transposase gives MMLADLLSECYATEFDEAWERERTATPVRVFAVRLHVTGCSLRETQAILRLIGVKRSHQAIWHWVHRLADSVSDPPTAQPSRVAIDETAVKINGDWSWVYAAIDVDTRLVLDVAVFGRRGTDPAAAFLHRLTEKHNLSDTMFLVDGYGYLTALSRLGLSGQLDYVDRNLIETWFHTFKMRVDRFHNSWVGSRASVREWLEQFVHYYNTQRPHQSLNGQTPAEVLN, from the coding sequence ATGATGCTCGCAGACCTGCTCAGCGAGTGCTATGCGACGGAATTTGATGAAGCTTGGGAGCGTGAGCGGACGGCGACGCCCGTCAGGGTGTTCGCCGTCCGCCTTCACGTGACCGGTTGTTCGCTTCGAGAGACACAAGCGATTCTTCGCTTGATCGGCGTCAAACGCTCTCATCAAGCAATCTGGCACTGGGTACATCGGCTGGCTGACAGCGTGTCAGACCCGCCGACGGCGCAGCCGTCGCGGGTCGCCATTGATGAAACCGCTGTCAAGATTAACGGCGACTGGTCTTGGGTGTACGCTGCAATAGACGTAGACACTAGGCTTGTTCTCGATGTCGCAGTGTTCGGACGACGAGGCACCGATCCAGCCGCTGCGTTCCTGCATCGATTGACCGAGAAACACAATCTCTCCGACACCATGTTTCTCGTCGATGGCTACGGCTATCTGACTGCCCTCTCCCGATTAGGATTGAGCGGTCAGCTCGACTACGTTGATCGAAACTTAATCGAAACGTGGTTTCACACCTTCAAGATGCGAGTTGACCGCTTCCATAATTCGTGGGTGGGCAGTCGGGCGAGCGTCAGAGAGTGGCTTGAACAGTTCGTACACTATTATAACACACAACGACCGCACCAGTCACTCAACGGACAAACGCCAGCCGAGGTGCTAAACTAG